From Aedes albopictus strain Foshan chromosome 1, AalbF5, whole genome shotgun sequence, one genomic window encodes:
- the LOC134289916 gene encoding uncharacterized protein LOC134289916 has translation MIRDNNFAEVWKQLCEQFENKRVIVDTHIDGLMQLKPVVKGNFKDLLELTKSCERHVAGLEYQGLAVDELSGIIITKLLTSRLDDHSLQLWERRQKHELPSQPSESETPPLKSSAKVATEAGAIPNTVPSPNANPSCSCNHSNTTKTGMLLTAVVNLESADGELVPCRAMLDSGSQVCFVSEMIANRLMVPRESVNVPVTGIGGAKVYVRDKLVVTMQSRCSSFSTDVECLVVPKVTGIIPSVKINTSSWPIPVGVQLADPTFHTPNRIDMLIGASKFFALLKSGHIHLADGLPELHETHLGWVFSGELDNEVSNTVLAQHVSLDSLDVAVLQDNRSVALRRFLMLERRFQKDPNLKQLYVAFIAEYEAVGHCQEVDESNDDPAEGRYYSPHHAILRPTSSTTKLRVVFDASAKGTPASKYLNEVLQVGGVVQSDLLSILLRFRVHPVVFTADIAKMYRQILVAAEHTQFQRIFWRTEPNQRLRVLELLTVTYGTASAPFLATRCLVQLCKDEGSRFPIAAKIITEDCYVDDVLSGADSAEEAAEAQSQLEGLLQLGGFPIHKWSSNCPELQERIPEENREKLVRLDSTADNEVIKTLGLTWSPSSDEFLFVTRSKFPADSTQTYTKRKVLSEIGRLFDPLGLVSPIIVVAKILMQKLWTAGLSWDEKLEGELLQSWLKFRDALPQMSEMKIPRRVIPSTAVAMEIHGFSDASISAYGAVLYVRNVFPDGSAELRLLCSKSKVAPIAKLSIPRKELLAAQLLSRLVVKVIGSMKNRFDDVVLWSDSQIVLAWLRKPLTSLQVFVRNRVSEIITKTQEYTWKYVSTKENPADIVSRGSLPRALMCNELWWKGPSFLQEARYEIEPPKQLPDAELPEMKLTPFVSAAVYNVDDLPVFTKFSSFRKLQRVIAYVEHFISNCRVKDPKLRTRVRYLTVPELRRSLETIIKVVQHEVLGDEINRIENNEPCKRIASLNPVYQNGILRVGGRLKNSPVLTMTKYP, from the exons ATGATCCGAgacaacaattttgccgaagtgTGGAAGCAGTTGTGCGAGCAGTTTGAAAACAAGCGCGTCATCGTCGACACCCACATCGACGGTTTGATGCAGCTGAAACCAGTAGTGAAGGGCAACTTCAAGGACTTATTGGAGCTGACGAAATCCTGTGAGCGTCATGTCGCTGGGCTGGAGTACCAGGGCCTGGCGGTGGACGAGCTATCCGGAATCATCATCACGAAGCTGTTGACATCCCGTCTGGACGATCACTCCCTGCAGCTGTGGGAACGGCGGCAGAAACACG AACTTCCTTCGCAACCCTCTGAGTCCGAAACCCCTCCATTGAAGAGTTCCGCCAAGGTAGCTACCGAAGCAGGCGCAATTCCAAATACCGTTCCGTCACCAAACGCCAATCCCTCGTGTTCCTGCAACCATTCGAATACCACGAAGACTGGGATGCTGTTGACTGCTGTCGTCAATCTTGAGAGTGCCGATGGTGAGTTAGTCCCTTGTCGTGCAATGCTGGATAGTGGTTCCCAAGTATGCTTCGTGTCTGAGATGATCGCCAACCGTTTGATGGTCCCCCGTGAATCAGTGAACGTGCCCGTTACCGGAATAGGAGGAGCTAAGGTCTATGTGAGAGACAAGCTGGTTGTCACGATGCAGTCCAGGTGTTCAAGTTTCTCTACTGACGTTGAATGCCTTGTGGTACCGAAGGTGACCGGTATTATTCCTTCTGTCAAAATCAACACCTCGTCCTGGCCAATCCCTGTTGGAGTCCAGCTCGCTGATCCTACGTTCCACACGCCTAATAGAATCGACATGTTGATCGGTGCCTCAAAGTTCTTTGCCTTGCTGAAGTCTGGTCATATCCATCTAGCCGACGGTCTTCCCGAACTCCACGAGACTCATCTGGGTTGGGTCTTCTCAGGAGAACTAGACAACGAAGTTTCCAACACTGTTCTGGCCCAACATGTGTCGCTTGATTCGCTTG ACGTCGCAGTGCTCCAAGACAACCGATCCGTAGCTCTTCGTCGTTTCTTGATGCTCGAAAGGCGGTTTCAGAAGGATCCAAATTTGAAACAGCTGTACGTTGCCTTCATAGCTGAGTATGAAGCAGTAGGTCATTGTCAGGAAGTTGATGAATCTAATGACGATcctgccgaaggacgttattacTCACCGCATCACGCGATATTACGCCCAACCAGTTCGACGACCAAGCTGAGGGTAGTTTTCGATGCTTCAGCGAAGGGCACCCCGGCAAGCAAATATCTGAACGAAGTACTTCAAGTTGGAGGCGTCGTCCAGAGTGACTTGTTGAGTATTCTTCTTCGATTCCGGGTCCACCCTGTGGTGTTCACTGCTGATATAGCCAAAATGTATCGGCAAATACTGGTAGCTGCAGAACACACACAATTTCAACGGATTTTCTGGCGAACCGAACCAAATCAACGACTTCGAGTTCTTGAGCTGTTAACCGTCACGTATGGGACGGCATCCGCGCCATTTCTGGCCACGAGGTGTTTGGTTCAGCTGTGCAAAGATGAAGGAAGCCGTTTTCCCATTGCAGCCAAAATTATCACGGAAGATTGTTACGTGGATGACGTTCTTTCTGGTGCGGATAGTGCAGAAGAAGCCGCTGAAGCACAGAGTCAACTGGAAGGTCTTCTCCAACTTGGTGGATTCCCTATTCACAAGTGGAGCTCAAACTGTCCGGAGTTGCAGGAGCGAATCCCTGAGGAAAATCGAGAAAAGTTGGTACGTCTGGATTCCACTGCGGACAACGAAGTGATCAAGACCCTTGGGCTTACCTGGAGTCCGAGCTCGGATGAGTTTTTATTTGTCACGAGGTCGAAGTTCCCAGCAGACTCAACTCAAACCTATACCAAGCGAAAGGTGTTGTCGGAAATCGGAAGGCTTTTCGATCCTTTGGGCTTGGTCTCTCCCATCATCGTGGTTGCCAAAATCCTTATGCAGAAGTTATGGACCGCTGGTCTGTCTTGGGATGAGAAACTTGAAGGAGAATTGCTTCAGTCTTGGTTGAAGTTCCGCGATGCTCTGCCACAAATGAGTGAAATGAAAATCCCTCGACGTGTTATTCCATCCACCGCCGTTGCCATGGAAATCCATGGATTTTCCGATGCGTCTATCTCGGCGTACGGCGCCGTCTTGTACGTACGAAATGTGTTCCCCGATGGCAGCGCCGAGTTGCGACTCCTTTGCAGCAAATCAAAGGTTGCTCCGATAGCCAAATTGAGCATTCCAAGAAAAGAGTTGTTGGCAGCCCAGCTTCTATCCCGACTGGTTGTGAAGGTGATTGGATCGATGAAAAATAGATTTGATGACGTTGTCCTTTGGTCGGACAGCCAAATAGTGCTTGCCTGGTTGCGCAAGCCCCTGACCTCTCTCCAAGTGTTCGTAAGAAATCGTGTCTCGGAAATCATTACGAAAACCCAAGAATACACCTGGAAGTATGTCTCTACTAAGGAGAATCCCGCAGATATTGTGTCCAGAGGATCCCTGCCCAGAGCCTTGATGTGTAATGAGTTGTGGTGGAAGGGTCCCTCATTCCTACAAGAAGCAAGGTACGAAATCGAGCCGCCAAAACAGCTACCAGATGCGGAGTTGCCTGAAATGAAATTGACACCTTTCGTCTCAGCAGCTGTATACAACGTCGATGATCTTCCTGTGTTTACCAAGTTCAGCTCGTTTCGGAAGCTGCAAAGGGTCATCGCATATGTCGAACACTTTATCTCGAACTGTAGAGTCAAGGATCCCAAGCTCCGAACCCGTGTGCGCTACCTCACTGTTCCCGAGTTAAGGCGATCGTTGGAGACCATCATCAAGGTTGTGCAACATGAGGTGCTTGGTGATGAAATCAACCGCATCGAGAACAACGAACCGTGTAAACGAATTGCCTCCCTGAACCCTGTGTACCAGAACGGAATCCTGCGAGTAGGAGGCAGATTGAAGAATTCGCCCGTATTGACCATGACCAAATACCCGTAA